A stretch of DNA from Acidobacteriota bacterium:
TTTCAGGCGATTGTTTCGTTTCGGCAATCCACTTTTCCAGGTTCATCTGCGGCGGAAGGTCAAAGTTATATGTGTACTTCGCTGATGGCTGTCGGTCACGCAAAATAGGAATGTGCTGGCTCAACCGTTCAAATCGAGAGGCGAAAGGTCGAGGGGCGGGCGGTGGAGCTTGTATCACTTGATCATCGTGCGACTTTTTGATCATCACAACCATTTGTGATTCATGGCCGAACTCACAAAGCGCGGAGTGCAACCGATGTGCAGCTTTGGCCGCTCCGCCGCTGATGTCATCCGTGGAAAAATGCAGGATTCGCATTCGCTGTCAATTCGCCAACCCAATCTTCCCGGCAATACTTCTCGCCAAACTTGTCGCTTTCGGCTTGCGCCAGCCTTCCATCACGCAAAAGTTTTCCTGGATCAAATTATCTGTTTCCAGCGAAGGAAAGACGAATGGCGGATGTTTAAGCGGGAACTCGATACCGGCAGTCGCCATATTGGCAAATGGGCCTTCGCCAAACGTGTGCGTCGCATCGTCGCCAAAACCTATGTTGGAAACCAGATTAACCTCAGGAAAGACACGAAAACCGCTGTTGATCCAACACGCCAGCAACCACTGGTAATCCCAAATATCATCAGCCTCACTTTCGTAAACATGCTGAAATTTTTCCGCCCAATATCGGCAATGAACGGGATCAGGAAACATCTGCTCTAAGATTTTTGCTTCTCGAACAACTGGCCATAGCTTCATTTCATAATCGAAATGCTTCCAGGCTCTGCGCCATGAAGCCCATCCCCAGGAGCTTCCAAATCTTGAAAAGTGATAGCTCTGAAGCGGCGCTTTTAGTTCGTGCATGAAGTTGACGCCGCCGACCATCATCACGCGTTCATCTTCGCTGTAACGATCCAGCAACTCTTCACAGTAAGGGAAAAAGCTGGGGTGCGGCAGGCAATCGTCTTCCAGTATGATTGCGCGTTCGACCGTGTCGAAGACCCATGAAATTCCGGTTGCCGGACGCAGTCCACACCCAAGATTGACTTCTGCGAAGTTCGTCAGAACTTCACAATCCCAATCCACTTGATTGATCAATGCACGCGTAGCTTCGCATTTCGCAGCATCATCCGGATGATCCGGGCGCGGGCCGTCGGCCACAACCAAAAGCTGTTTGGGTTTGGCGTCGGAGATGGCTTCCAACACGCGAACGGTGTTGGCTGGACGGTTGAAGATGATCAGGGCAACAGGGGTCAGCAAAGAAGCTTGAAAACTGAAAGGAAAGACACGGAGGCGAGCGGCTTTCGTTTACTGCTCGCCTCCATCACGTTAACGACGGGCGGCTTGTTTTTCGCCGTACCCGTAATTTCCATAGGTGGCCAGATAGGAGTCGTAACCTTCCCGCTTGATGTCCAAATTATTCAACACCACCCCGAAGATTTTCGCGCCGACACTGCCCAATTCCTGGCGCGCTCGACGGACGATGTCTCTTGTGCTGCGCCCAGCTTGAACAACTAGAATAACTCCATCCACCATCGTCGAAAGAATCACTGGATCTGTCACGTTAATCAATGGAGGCGAATCAATCAAAATGTGGTCGTACTTCTCTCCAAGCTCTTTCAACAACAGCCGCATTCTTTCGGAACTGATCAACTCCGCAGGATTCGGCGGGATTGGGCCGCAAGGTAAGACGGACAAATTCTGCACCCAGAGTTTGCTCACCAGCGGGTCAATTTCCACTTGACGGGAAAGATAGGTCGAAAGCCCTTGCGACTGTCCCATTTTGAATACGCGATGAACCGTCGGACGGCGCAGGTCTGCGTCAATCAGCAGCACTGACGCGCCAAGCTGCGAAAGTGAAATTGCCGTATTGATCGCAGTGGTCGTTTTTCCCTCTCCAGGTTGACCGCTGGTAAACAGAATCGTCTTCGGCGGATTGCCCGCCGCAGAAAGCAAAACCGACGTGCGCAACATTCTGTAGGCTTCGACCACGGAAGAGAGTTGATCCAGGGTCACCAACTTGGTCAATTTGCCGTTTCCAGGTGAAATTGTCATTGCAGAGTCCGGCGTCGCACTGACGCTGATTGCACGAGAAGACTCTCCCTTTTTTCTTTGCCCTGACAGAGCTTTTGGAGAAATTGTCGAGATAGAAGGAATCACGGCCAAAGTTGGTAATTGCGCGATTCGCTCGATGTCCTCGACGCTCTTGACCGTGTTATCCAGGTATTCAAGGAAAAAGGCCAATCCGACTCCGGCGATCAAACTCACCAGAAATCCAATCAGAATTGTGCGGAGCCTTTGCGGGCCGACTGGCGAATTTGGCAAATCCGCCGTTTCGACGACCTTTAAGTTCCTGTGCTGCTCAACCAACTGTAAATCAGCCTGTTTGGTTTTGTTCAGGAATTCTGTGTAAAGATTTCTGGCTGTATCCAATTCGGCTTGAAGCGTTGCGAACCGGATTCCGGCTTGATTTTGCTGCACCGTTTCCGCCTTAGCAGATTCCAGCGAGCGTTTCAGCTCGGCCTCATTACGCACGGATCGTTCATAATCGGCTTTGAGCTTATCTTCCATCGCTTGCCGATTGTCCGTAATCTGGCCTTGCAGCGTTTTGATTCTCTGCTCGACTTCAGCGACCTTTGGGTTTTCTGGACCGTATTTGACACTCAATTGAGATTGTTCAACCTGCAATTCGCCCAGTCTTTGTTTGAGCGCAGCCGTCTTTGGATCCGAAAAAGCTTCTGGAACCTGATTGACCCCGCCTCGCTTTACTTCATCATAAAGCGATTCGTTCAACATGCGCTCGGTCGAAGCCTTCATCGCTTGAACAGACATTGCCGACAATTTTTCCGCCATCAGGGTTTGCTTTCCGTCCGGAGTCAAAATTTCGTTTCGTTTTGTGAAATCCGCCAACGCGGCTTCGGCCTGTGAAACTTTGGCTTTCAACTCACGCGTTGATCGTTCCAGCCAGTCGGAAGTGCCCGTGAATTGTTCTGTGCGGCTGTTCCAGGAGCGTTTGATGAAATTGTCTACGGCGGTGTTGACGATTGACGCAGCCAGTTCAGGATCTGTGTGTTCAAAACTGACCTCAAGAATGTTGGATTCAGGCAACGCCTCAACCTTGAGCTTGTTTTTAAGAACGTTGACGTAAGGAGCAAGTCGCTGGCTTTCCTCCGCGGTACGATCTTGAAGCACGATGGATTGGCCGGCAATCATCGTGTCGTTTTCCAGGCGATTGTCTTCGGCGATTTTCTGCCCGGAAACTCGCGAAGTGATTTCGCGAACCGCCTCCGTCACGGACTTTTTCTTCATGCTTTCGATGAATTTGGGATTCTGATCGAGTTGCAAAAGAATCACGACGTCTTCAAGCAGCGGGCGGCTGGTGAAAATGATTTTTTTAGTGTTCAGACTGTCACTGTCTTCAAATTGGACAACTTGATCCTTGGCTTTGACAATCATCGGCGAGTCCCTGAGAACTTCCATTTGCGCATGGACTCTATAAATTGAAGGGGCTCTGAAAACTTCGACCGTAACCAGAATCGTTGCAATTGCGACAATCACTGCAATCAGCCATTTCCGCTTGCGGATGATGCGCATTACCTCCCGCAAATGAAGCCCGCTCGCCTGCTCGTTGCCGTACCCATACCCGTAACCATAAGAGCCGCCCAAGCGGGGCGTGGCAAAGGGTCTCATAATGGCTGTTTCTTCGGGTGAAAGTGGTTTTTCAAGACCTGTTTTTTCGTCTGCCATAAACTTATTGCTTCCTCAGCAGTTAAACCTTCTCAGACAAGAAGTGATGCCTCAACCATTTTGTCAAAATTACCGCACTCCGACCGGAACGCGCATGGCCATGCCAGTTCCCAACGCCATGAGCAAAGCTCCGGCAACAGATTTCACAGCGCTGTTCGGAACGAGAATAATGTCGTTGGGATAAACGGGGATGTCTTCGACGCCGCCTTTATTGATCACTGCGCCAATATTGACAGGGATTTCGCTGAACTTTCCGGTCAGGGGATCTTCGCGGAAAATGATTCCTTTATCCAGCTTCGCTTTGAAATATGGCCCTTGAGATAAGGTAATTGCCTGGCGCAATGTCATCCCTTCGCGGTATTGGTATTGCCCGGGAGAGCGGACTTCGCCGGAAACATAAAACACTTCCGCAGGTGGGATGTACACCACATCACCTGGCTGAATCATCACGTTCTGATCAAATCGCCCTTTGGATAACCCTCCAATTTTCGCGCGCATGAGTTCAAATTCCGTTTCGCCTTCAATTGCTGTGTTGGTGCCTTTCGCATTATCAATTGCTTCCGCTACAGGGGTGGGAGGCGCCTGCGTTGGCTGAGCGGATTTCTGGCTTCTGTTTTCCAACTTTTCCGGTGACGCTTTCACTTCGCGGACGATGTAAGCAGTCGAACCGTGTTTGTCCTGCAGCCCACCGGCAATGGTAATCAGCTTAAACAGCGAAGGCCTTCCTTGAATGATATAAACGCCAGGAGATTTCACCGCTCCCTGAATGAAAAACGTCCGGCTGTTGTACTGTTTGACTGAAACGAAAACCTTCGGGTCTTTCAGATACTTGCCGCGCAACCCGTCCGCAATCATTTTGCTGACTTCGTCAGGCGTCTTGCCTTCGACGTTCATCGAGCCGAGGTAATACAAGGGGATATTTCCGGAACTGCTGATCTGAAAATTCCCCGAAAGCTCCGGCGCATCCTGGATGACGACTTCAATCACATCACTCGGTGATAGCCTGTAATCTTCGTCGGCAGCCACAATGACATCAGGGCCAACATGAGGTCTCACAACCTGATTGGAACCATCGCCCCCGTTATCCGTTCGACCGGTTGCGGGAACGCCTGACCTTATGGGCTGCTGCCCGTTCACACTTGGAACCAACGATGCCATCAACAAAACACTACAAAGAGCCAAACTCCTTATCGGGGTTTTTGATCGTAAAACTGATATTTTCACAACTTACCTCCATAACTCGGAACCATTACTCGCCTCCTCACCTCTTCCGGCGCGGACATATCTCCGAGTCCTAATTAGACCAAATGCTCCTTCGTCCTTCTGACAGAGGCCTGAATATTAGTAACAACGCCCGCTAATGTCAGAAAAAGTAAGGCATTAGATGGTATCTGCAAATTAAAATCAAAAAGGCTGTGGACGAGCATTGCAACTAATCCACCGCCACAACCCAAAGCCATGACAGCCTTTACCTCATCTTGATGCTGTATGGCGCCAACAAGGTTCCTGAACAGAACCACGACAAACCAAATGGCAATCACACCTCCGATTACTCCGCAATCAGCAAGAATTTGCAGGTAATCATTGTGCGCTTGACTGATAATCACGGATCCACTGCTTTTGCTATAGATTGGATACGCAGTTTCAAAGGCTCCCAGGCCGACTCCTGTCAACCAGTTTTCTCGAATCATCGCCAATGTATCTCGCCAAATTGGCCCGCGACTTTCAAGAAAACCACCTTTTTCGGCACTCGATTCGCGCAAATCGCTTTGAATTTCTGTTTGCGCCAGACGGTCCAGAACCTCACCAGCACCGATCCAGGAAACACCTAAGCCAATGGTCAAAGCAATCAAGGCTAAAGCACCGATTCTGGGTAAAATTACCAATCTCCAAACGCCTCCTCCCATTCGTTTCACGCGGCGGATTGCGATCTTCAAGCTCATCAAGACAACGAAAATCAGACTTGCCGCAAAGCTTACCATTCCCCACCGCGACAGAGAGACAACGATTGCCAAGCCCATCATCCCAGCCGCGAATCCGTAAAAAATAGCGATTTCCTTTTGCACAACTCGTACAACAATCATGGCAACCGGAATCGGGACAATCATTTCCACAAAGCCAGCAAAATGATTGTGATTGACAAACGAGCCAAAAGGAGAAGGCGTGGGAGTGCTGGGTTGAATCACCCAGTAATACTTACCATTCCAGGTGAATTTTTGTATTAGCCCAAAAATTGACAGGCCAAGCCCTAGTAAAATCAGAAAATTTCTAAACCATAAAAGCCGTTTGCTGCTGGTAAAGAAATTGGCAAAGATCAGAAAAGCAAAAATCAGTACGAGTAATATTTCCAGACACAGGCGCGTCGCCTCTACATCCATTGAAACCGAGAACTGTTTGCCCGTTGCGTCAACTTTGTAGAAGCTCTGCCAAAATCCAAAGATGAAAAGAGCCGTCAGTGGGAATGCCAGATGTGGAAGAACCAGGTTTACGCTACGATCAATTGCACCCTTTACTACCCAAGCAAATAGCAGGCAAACAATCAAAAAACCAAAAACCGCGATTGACCATGCTTCGACCGCACCAAAAGCCAGCGCCGTGAAAAATTGCCCGGCTAACAGCCCGATGGCGACTAAATCACCAAGAAAGCCAACTTCTTTTTCTGGCCGGGTTGGGCGACTTTCAAGAAAAAATTTCCCTGCTGGCGCCAAGCCAATTACTCCTTGCTCCTGATTACTGTTCTGTCAGTTTGAAATCATCAAACCAAACTATGCCTTTGGTCGGTTCATCGTAGTCAGCTTTCGGAATCCGAGTAATTGCAACATAAGCCGCTACATCTTCAGGGGGTGCATTAAAGTCAATGTACAAATGCTGCCAATTCGCAGCGTCAGCGGTAACGGTTTGCGAAACAGCAAGAACACCTTTTGGTCCCATCAAGGAAATTCTCGGTCCTTCGGGCGTCACCAAATTTTTAGCCAACGCATAGCATTCAAGTCGGTAACGAGCATTTGCCCTTAAAACGACCAACTGCTGGATTTCATTTTCCAACTTGGTCGTATCCCGCCCGACAAAAAACAATTTGAGCGAACGGGAACCACTGTGAGCAACGCTGCGATCAAACCCGATTCGCGCGTAATTACTCGCCTTGAGCGACCAATCAAAATGGCCGAAGTCTTTTGGCGAATTTTGCTCAAAGCCACCATTCCAGATTCCATTTCCTTCATGGGCATCCCGGTCCACTGTGTCCAGCCAAACCTCTCTTGCATCCAGACCTCTGTTGGCTTGGATCAGCCCGGTCACGAATGCTTGAGCAATTTGGGATTTCAATTTGGCTTGGACATCCACACGGCGAAACACACGAATTGATGCATCTACCTGCCCTTGCTCCGCCAAAAACTGTGCCTGCGCCAACCCGGCTTCAGCGTCACCGCCTACAAGCTCATCCAACGCCGTCAGATCATTGCCGAATGCCTGCCAAACAATGTCAAACGCTGCGGGCAACAAATCCATTCTGTTTCTGGTTGCCACTTGAAATGCTCTCAGCGCTTCTGATTTTTTGCCCTGTCTGAGCAGCAAATTGGCCAACATCCAATTTGTGTCGCTATTGGTCGGAGCCAATTTGGCAGCCATTTGAATTGCGTCTGTCGCTTCTTCGATTTTGCCATCAGCATCTTTTGTCAACGCGAGCAAACGCCAACTTCGGTAATCCCAGGGAGACAATCCAACAGTGCGTAACGCATGCTGTTCGGCGGTGGAAAATTGTTCCGCATTGGCCATTGCTGCGTTTAACTCTGCCTCGGCCAATCGAAATTGGACGCGAGAAGAGTTTGGGAACCGTTTTGCAGCAGAGGTCAGCGCTTCCAGATTCAAAACTATCCTTCGGTCAGCGATATTTCGAACTAAAAAATGCGAAAAAATTGAACTGGTAGCGACTAAACAGATCAATAAACCCAGCACCGTCCAAATAATACGGACAAATAATTTATTGAGCTTGATCGCTTGAGTCACGCCCTGGGGTTCCCTGCAAACTGCGATTGAGTCGTGGAGGGGTGTCGGAATGGAAAACGATTTTTGAAGAGAGCAAATAACCGCCAGGACAACCTTATTTGACCTGACAATGTTGGGTGGGGCTTAGGACAAAAACACTAAATTATTTTCAGGCAGGCTTATGGATTGGGGTTTGATGCCTGCGTTTGCGAACTCACAACCGCGCCAGCAACGGCCGTTCCTCCGGCTCCGAGCAAAATGGCCGCCAATGTTCCTGATCCCAATGCTGTGGCGCTGGCACTTTGCGTTGTCATTACCGGTACACACCGAACCCCTCGTTGGGTCGTCACAGCCAGAACCGATGATTCTTTTCCATCGGCGGCAGAAACACCTTCTGGAGTGTTAATTGCGACTCTCACACCTGCTGAGGAGTTGACCACGATTTTCCCCATCACCAATTCGCCGCTGATCAACCCGTCTGAAAACTTCAGCACCATTTGAGATCCAGGAGACAACTCTACTCTGCCAAGTTTACCCAAAGTGACAATTGCACGATTTCCTGCCGCACATGCTACATTCAATCGGGAATTATTGAAGATGGCAGTTCCGTTAATTGCCTTCTTTTCATTGATGGTGACCGTTCCAGTCAAATTTAACTGGCCAATAATTTGTCCATCGTTTTTGGGATTCGCGGCAGCGGAAATTGCGATTGGGTTTAAAACGACACTTCCCACAGTAGTCATTAAAGCAACCAGTGCGAAAGTTACGATTTTACGAATGATTGATGACTGAAAATTCATTGTTCTCCCCGAATATCTTCAACTGAGCAATTAAAAGAATTGGGATAGGGGGGTCAGAACGGCGCGGAGCTTAACGCAGCCTCGTTATTTTTTCAAACAATTATTTTGCCCACTGGCATTTACACGTATCCCAACTTGAAACCATAGAGGAAACCTCATCTCGAGGCGGGCTTGTTCAACTAACTACTTATCCCTGCTCGCCAACCCAAAATGATCTCCAGCCATGCCTGGAGATCATTTCCCTAAAATCACCGCCTGGCCGGAAACCAAATTTCCTGGCGATAGTATCACTGGCGAATTCGCTTCCAATCCTTCGACGACGACCCAGTCATTTGCCTGCCGTCCCACAACCACAGCCTTCTCAAGGGCTTTGCCGTCCTTCACGGTGAAAACCTTTTGGATTCCCGCGAAGGTCACAATTGCAGAGGCAGGAACCATGACGACATCGGCGGTGGAAGTCGTCTGGATTTCCGCTTTGGCAAAAGAACCAGGCCGCAACTTGCCTTGTTGGTTATCAACTTCTGCCTCGATAATCAATGTCCGGCTTTGTTCCTGGAAAGCCGGACTTAGTCGGGCCACACGACCGGAATTTTCTTGCCCCTCTTCCCCTTCGACAACCACGCGAACTGATTGACCTGGGTGAATGCCCTGTGCGTCTCGTTCAGGAATTTCGACTCGCAACCGCAATGGATGCAGACGGACAATTGTTACGACAGGAGTTCCGGCAGCCAGATATTCGCCCAACGATGTGCGTTTTTCCCGAATCGCGCCATCAAAAGGAGCGAAGAGAGAGGTTTCCGCCAATTGCTGTTTGGCCAGTGCCAATTCCGAGCGGCGTTGTAGTAACACACCTTGACGATTGCGGACCTCTTCGACGGAATCCTGATAGCGGCTGTCTGCGACCTTAAATGCCGATTCAACGCGATCTAGCTCTGCCTTCGATTGAATTCCCTGCCTGACCAGTTGGCGAGTTCGCTCTAAATTGAGCTTGGCTTCTTCCAACAAGGCAGCAGATTGCCGAACCAGGGCGGTGTTTTCTGTATCAATCCGATCATCTTCTCCTTGAGGCGGCAACCCCAGCCTGACGCGTGCCTGTTGCAGCGCAGCTTCCGCCTGCTGTAACCGACCTTTGAAATCTGTGGTTTCCAATTGACCAATTAACTGACCTTTACGCACCTGGCTACCCAAATCAACCTTGAGATCGCTCACTCGCCCAGCGACCTTGAAACTTAAGGTTGCCTGCTCATCGGCAGCCAGTGTTCCCGGCGCAGAAACAATGCGCGTCAATTTTCGAAGTTCAGAATTAGCCGTGTTAACTTGCCTGGGTGGAAGGTTCGATACGCCAGAAGCCCCTCGTGATGATGCTGCGCTCGGTGAATCCTGGCGACAGCCAGCACAGGCCAACGCAAAACAAAGAATAGATAGAGTAATGGCAATAACTTTCGGGTATTGTGTTGTCATTTCAATTTGATTGTCTCGACCTGATCGGGCGAGCTAGTGTTGGTTTATTTGGAAATTGAGCGAGCATTATAACTTGCGAGATGGATTCATGCACATCATTGAGTGATGTTCAGGAAAAGTTTGGCACTTTTGTCTGCGGCATCGCTGTGCAATGATGCCGCAATCAGATTTACAAAATTTACCGCCGAGGATCGCTAAGATGAAAATGAGGATTGTTATTC
This window harbors:
- a CDS encoding O-antigen ligase family protein translates to MAPAGKFFLESRPTRPEKEVGFLGDLVAIGLLAGQFFTALAFGAVEAWSIAVFGFLIVCLLFAWVVKGAIDRSVNLVLPHLAFPLTALFIFGFWQSFYKVDATGKQFSVSMDVEATRLCLEILLVLIFAFLIFANFFTSSKRLLWFRNFLILLGLGLSIFGLIQKFTWNGKYYWVIQPSTPTPSPFGSFVNHNHFAGFVEMIVPIPVAMIVVRVVQKEIAIFYGFAAGMMGLAIVVSLSRWGMVSFAASLIFVVLMSLKIAIRRVKRMGGGVWRLVILPRIGALALIALTIGLGVSWIGAGEVLDRLAQTEIQSDLRESSAEKGGFLESRGPIWRDTLAMIRENWLTGVGLGAFETAYPIYSKSSGSVIISQAHNDYLQILADCGVIGGVIAIWFVVVLFRNLVGAIQHQDEVKAVMALGCGGGLVAMLVHSLFDFNLQIPSNALLFLTLAGVVTNIQASVRRTKEHLV
- a CDS encoding polysaccharide biosynthesis/export family protein, translated to MRPHVGPDVIVAADEDYRLSPSDVIEVVIQDAPELSGNFQISSSGNIPLYYLGSMNVEGKTPDEVSKMIADGLRGKYLKDPKVFVSVKQYNSRTFFIQGAVKSPGVYIIQGRPSLFKLITIAGGLQDKHGSTAYIVREVKASPEKLENRSQKSAQPTQAPPTPVAEAIDNAKGTNTAIEGETEFELMRAKIGGLSKGRFDQNVMIQPGDVVYIPPAEVFYVSGEVRSPGQYQYREGMTLRQAITLSQGPYFKAKLDKGIIFREDPLTGKFSEIPVNIGAVINKGGVEDIPVYPNDIILVPNSAVKSVAGALLMALGTGMAMRVPVGVR
- a CDS encoding glycosyltransferase family 2 protein; the encoded protein is MLTPVALIIFNRPANTVRVLEAISDAKPKQLLVVADGPRPDHPDDAAKCEATRALINQVDWDCEVLTNFAEVNLGCGLRPATGISWVFDTVERAIILEDDCLPHPSFFPYCEELLDRYSEDERVMMVGGVNFMHELKAPLQSYHFSRFGSSWGWASWRRAWKHFDYEMKLWPVVREAKILEQMFPDPVHCRYWAEKFQHVYESEADDIWDYQWLLACWINSGFRVFPEVNLVSNIGFGDDATHTFGEGPFANMATAGIEFPLKHPPFVFPSLETDNLIQENFCVMEGWRKPKATSLARSIAGKIGLAN
- a CDS encoding polysaccharide biosynthesis tyrosine autokinase produces the protein MADEKTGLEKPLSPEETAIMRPFATPRLGGSYGYGYGYGNEQASGLHLREVMRIIRKRKWLIAVIVAIATILVTVEVFRAPSIYRVHAQMEVLRDSPMIVKAKDQVVQFEDSDSLNTKKIIFTSRPLLEDVVILLQLDQNPKFIESMKKKSVTEAVREITSRVSGQKIAEDNRLENDTMIAGQSIVLQDRTAEESQRLAPYVNVLKNKLKVEALPESNILEVSFEHTDPELAASIVNTAVDNFIKRSWNSRTEQFTGTSDWLERSTRELKAKVSQAEAALADFTKRNEILTPDGKQTLMAEKLSAMSVQAMKASTERMLNESLYDEVKRGGVNQVPEAFSDPKTAALKQRLGELQVEQSQLSVKYGPENPKVAEVEQRIKTLQGQITDNRQAMEDKLKADYERSVRNEAELKRSLESAKAETVQQNQAGIRFATLQAELDTARNLYTEFLNKTKQADLQLVEQHRNLKVVETADLPNSPVGPQRLRTILIGFLVSLIAGVGLAFFLEYLDNTVKSVEDIERIAQLPTLAVIPSISTISPKALSGQRKKGESSRAISVSATPDSAMTISPGNGKLTKLVTLDQLSSVVEAYRMLRTSVLLSAAGNPPKTILFTSGQPGEGKTTTAINTAISLSQLGASVLLIDADLRRPTVHRVFKMGQSQGLSTYLSRQVEIDPLVSKLWVQNLSVLPCGPIPPNPAELISSERMRLLLKELGEKYDHILIDSPPLINVTDPVILSTMVDGVILVVQAGRSTRDIVRRARQELGSVGAKIFGVVLNNLDIKREGYDSYLATYGNYGYGEKQAARR
- a CDS encoding efflux RND transporter periplasmic adaptor subunit codes for the protein MTRIVSAPGTLAADEQATLSFKVAGRVSDLKVDLGSQVRKGQLIGQLETTDFKGRLQQAEAALQQARVRLGLPPQGEDDRIDTENTALVRQSAALLEEAKLNLERTRQLVRQGIQSKAELDRVESAFKVADSRYQDSVEEVRNRQGVLLQRRSELALAKQQLAETSLFAPFDGAIREKRTSLGEYLAAGTPVVTIVRLHPLRLRVEIPERDAQGIHPGQSVRVVVEGEEGQENSGRVARLSPAFQEQSRTLIIEAEVDNQQGKLRPGSFAKAEIQTTSTADVVMVPASAIVTFAGIQKVFTVKDGKALEKAVVVGRQANDWVVVEGLEANSPVILSPGNLVSGQAVILGK